In a genomic window of Gossypium arboreum isolate Shixiya-1 chromosome 7, ASM2569848v2, whole genome shotgun sequence:
- the LOC108478136 gene encoding uncharacterized mitochondrial protein AtMg00810-like, whose protein sequence is MASNRLLELGFTKYLEITGFVPSKVDASLFIKVSGALIMYVLVYVDDIIVTENQSVEVGVFVKSLDQQFSLKDLGKLHYFSSTSLFLNQRKYIKDLLKKCNIEPSKASSTPMVSTCNLSVPCGSPIDNDFDYRSIAGALQYIVITWPDIAFTVNKVCQFMHKPLD, encoded by the coding sequence ATGGCCTCAAACAGGCTCCTAGAGCTTGGCTTTACAAAGTATCTAGAGATCACTGGTTTTGTTCCCTCTAAAGTTGATGCTTCGTTGTTCATCAAGGTTTCTGGTGCATTGATCATGTATGTGCTCGTGTATGTAGATGACATCATAGTTACTGAAAATCAGTCAGTTGAAGTGGGTGTTTTTGTTAAGTCCTTGGATCAGCAATTCTCTTTGAAAGATTTGGGGAAGTTGCATTACTTTAGCTCAACTAGTTTATTTTTAAACCAAAGGAAGTATATTAAGGACTTGCTAAAAAAGTGTAACATAGAGCCTTCAAAAGCCTCTTCTACTCCTATGGTTTCTACATGCAACTTATCAGTTCCTTGTGGAAGTCCAATTGATAATGATTTTGATTATCGAAGCATTGCTGGTGCCCTTCAATATATTGTCATTACTTGGCCTGATATTGCCTTTACTGTTAACAAAGTGTGTCAGTTTATGCATAAGCCGCTGGACTAA